From the Leucoraja erinacea ecotype New England chromosome 33, Leri_hhj_1, whole genome shotgun sequence genome, one window contains:
- the cilp gene encoding cartilage intermediate layer protein 1, whose translation MELNWAATTLLLTAMVCDAVRGHWQWTPWFNIDHPGGSGDHEQLDAIQRYYPDQLCQTPLGVEARTVHGVPAALTGEAVHLNHQHGFWCVNEEQPSGKHCSNYAVRFRCPTGSASRVALSSWSEWASCSAGCEQTGVQTRSRACPTAQLPDWRQHCPGPLQEGRMCQGQPCTVTPPTDLRLHSLPAKSGGQQQTAGCELRCAMGRVNAACTQCMCEDHSLYGSVRLQDGAPASEATVHLRGSSNKALTVCDNNGKFRIPGLCPDGKTALEIRKPYYGIAVVTLHQSTSRVSTIDIKLKRSEKPFIKKQPQSKVRREGQDVTFCCQVVCNPPANKYLWYHNGSLLDARTAGSGSVLVLHQLQPQQAGQYMCHASNTLGSIKSKPATLAVTVRAAPSCNPTPQSYLIRLPSDCYQNLSQSFYYDVGKCPVTACAGTQEPEGQCRDATTYCCGAVKLEDRVISCSMYTLPIRVVNKCGCQRCVDSKAIVRGRAVAADDGEPMRFGQIFMGGKKISMTGYKGTFSIMVPADIDRLVLTFVDRHQKFVNTTKVLPFNRKGGSVFHEVKLLRKKPEIMLDCSISNTISLGSKGNQDPVAELEIPPNSFYRENGEIYRGLVKASVTFLDPRDISLASAAQSDLNFINEEGDVLPLRTYGMFSLDFRDEVANERLNAGQVKLFLDTAQVNIPEHLEQMKLWSLNPETGFWEEEGSFTFVRSRRGKREERTFLVGNMEIRERRLFNLDVPESRRCYVKVRSFRGDRFTSGDQLEGVVVSLINLEPTPGFASNPRAWGRFDSAVTGAHGACVPAFCDDQQPHAYSAYVTATLGGEELEAVASSPTVNSNTVGVQEPFLHKLQYRRSDHEDPRDKKTAFRINVAKPNANLPAEINGPIYPYEKLRECETAPFSAGHFRFYRVEGDRYDYNTVAFNENDPMSWTEDYLAWWPRPMEFRACYVKLKLSGRHEITVRSRNMGGTHPRTVGQMYGLRDVRSTRDMTQPGVSAVCLEFKCSGMLYDQERVDRTLVKIIPQGHCRMENINSMLREYLVNHLPLAVNNDTSEFTMLAPLDPLGHNYGIYTVTDQDPVIAKEMALGRCFDGSSDSVSRVMKSNVGVALTFNCEDKPVGHQNVFQTLQNFPGQQPVYNQRMGRGKRGRGKGVKLRGLRLNKKLRRQREVPRRKAFQPVV comes from the exons GGCATTGGCAGTGGACGCCCTGGTTTAATATCGACCACCCTGGGGGGAGTGGCGACCACGAGCAACTTGACGCCATCCAGCGATACTACCCGGACCAACTCTGCCAAACGCCACTGGGAGTTGAAGCTCGCACCGTACATGGTGTCCCTGCCGCGCTGACGGGAGAGGCAGTGCACCTCAATCACCAGCATGGGTTCTGGTGCGTCAATGAAGAGCAGCCCTCGGGAAAACACTGCTCCAACTACGCGGTGAGGTTCCGATGTCCCACGG GATCTGCTTCTAGGGTGGCTTTGAGCTCGTGGTCAGAGTGGGCATCCTGCAGTGCAGGCTGTGAGCAGACTGGAGTGCAGACACGGAGCCGCGCTTGCCCCACAGCTCAGCTGCCAGACTGGCGCCAGCACTGCCCCGGCCCCCTGCAGGAGGGGCGGATGTGCCAAGGCCAACCTTGCACAG TGACTCCCCCAACAGACTTGAGACTGCATAGTCTTCCAGCGAAGAGCGGTGGGCAACAGCAGACTGCCG GTTGTGAGCTAAGGTGTGCCATGGGCCGTGTGAATGCAGCGTGCACCCAGTGCATGTGTGAGGACCATTCCCTCTATGGTTCAGTGCGACTCCAGGATGGGGCTCCTGCCTCCGAGGCAACTGTTCACCTGAGGGGAAGCTCCAACAAAGCCTTGACCGTCTGTGACAATAACGGCAAGTTTAGGATACCTGGCCTCTGTCCTGATGGAAAAACTGCCTTGGAGATCAGAAAGCCTTATTATGGAATTGCTGTTGTCACACTGCACCAAAGCACCAGCAGAGTCTCCACCATCGACATAAAGCTCAAGAGATCCG AGAAGCCTTTCATCAAGAAACAACCCCAGAGCAAGGTCAGGCGCGAGGGGCAAGATGTCACCTTCTGCTGCCAGGTTGTGTGCAATCCTCCCGCTAACAAGTACCTTTG GTACCACAACGGTTCTTTGTTGGATGCAAGGACAGCAGGATCTGGCAGCGTGCTGGTGTTACACCAGTTGCAGCCACAGCAGGCTGGGCAATACATGTGTCATGCCAGCAACACGCTGGGCTCCATCAAATCCAAGCCCGCCACACTCGCTGTAACAG TGCGGGCCGCTCCTTCGTGTAACCCGACCCCTCAGAGCTACTTGATACGACTTCCTTCCGACTGTTATCAAAACCTGAGCCAGTCTTTTTACTACGATGTGGGTAAATGTCCAGTAACTGCATGCGCCGGCactcaagaaccagaggggcAGTGCAGAGATGCAACAACCTATTGCTGTGGAGCTGTGAAACTAGAAGACAGGGTGATTTCCTGCTCCATGTACACACTTCCCATTCGAGTGGTGAATAAATGTGGATGCCAGAGATGTGTCGATAGCAAAGCAATTGTCCGTGGCCGTGCAGTGGCTGCTGACGATGGGGAACCCATGCGTTTTGGACAGATTTTTATGGGTGGAAAAAAAATCAGCATGACTGGGTACAAAGGCACCTTCTCAATTATGGTTCCTGCAGACATTGACAGGTTAGTCCTCACTTTTGTGGATCGCCATCAGAAGTTTGTTAATACCACAAAGGTACTTCCCTTTAACAGAAAAGGAGGTTCTGTGTTCCACGAGGTTAAACTTCTCAGGAAAAAGCCAGAGATAATGTTGGATTGTTCCATCAGCAACACCATCAGCCTCGGGTCAAAGGGAAACCAAGACCCAGTAGCTGAACTGGAGATCCCACCCAACTCTTTCTACAGGGAGAATGGGGAAATATACAGAGGGTTGGTGAAAGCCAGTGTCACCTTCCTAGATCCAAGGGATATCTCACTGGCCTCAGCAGCACAAAGTGACCTCAACTTCATTAACGAAGAAGGTGATGTTCTACCTTTGAGGACATACGGCATGTTTTCTCTGGATTTTAGAGATGAAGTCGCAAACGAGAGACTCAATGCAGGACAGGTGAAGCTATTTTTGGACACTGCCCAAGTCAATATACCAGAACACTTGGAGCAAATGAAGCTGTGGTCACTCAACCCTGAAACTGGCTTCTGGGAAGAAGAAGGTTCCTTCACTTTTGTTCGAAGCCGTCGAGGGAAACGTGAAGAGCGAACCTTCCTGGTGGGCAACATGGAAATTCGGGAGAGAAGGCTTTTTAACCTGGATGTCCCAGAAAGCAGAAGGTGCTATGTGAAAGTTCGATCCTTTCGAGGTGATCGATTTACGTCGGGAGATCAGTTGGAGGGAGTGGTTGTATCTCTCATTAACCTGGAGCCCACGCCAGGATTTGCCTCCAACCCCCGGGCGTGGGGTCGCTTTGATAGCGCGGTTACTGGTGCCCATGGGGCTTGTGTGCCCGCTTTCTGTGACGACCAGCAACCGCACGCTTACTCTGCTTACGTGACGGCGACTCTTGGAGGAGAGGAGCTGGAGGCTGTGGCTTCCTCCCCCACTGTGAATTCCAACACAGTGGGTGTTCAAGAACCCTTTCTGCACAAGCTCCAGTACAGGAGGTCAGATCATGAGGAtcccagagataaaaagacagcTTTCAGGATAAATGTGGCCAAACCCAATGCCAACTTACCAGCGGAAATAAATGGTCCCATTTATCCATATGAGAAATTAAGAGAGTGTGAAACTGCTCCTTTTAGTGCCGGCCATTTCCGATTTTACAGAGTAGAGGGGGACAGATACGACTACAACACCGTGGCTTTCAATGAAAATGACCCAATGAGTTGGACGGAAGACTACCTGGCGTGGTGGCCACGGCCAATGGAATTCCGGGCTTGTTATGTAAAGTTGAAGCTGAGTGGAAGGCATGAAATTACAGTGAGATCTCGAAACATGGGAGGAACTCACCCTCGGACAGTGGGTCAGATGTACGGGCTCCGGGATGTGCGGAGTACACGTGATATGACCCAGCCTGGCGTTTCTGCTGTTTGTCTGGAGTTCAAATGCAGTGGCATGCTCTACGACCAAGAGAGGGTCGACCGCACACTGGTGAAGATCATCCCTCAAGGTCACTGCCGCATGGAAAATATAAACAGCATGTTACGGGAATACCTGGTCAACCACCTGCCTCTCGCTGTCAACAATGACACCAGTGAGTTTACCATGTTGGCTCCACTTGACCCTCTTGGCCACAATTATGGCATCTACACGGTGACTGACCAGGATCCAGTCATAGCCAAAGAGATGGCACTGGGGAGATGTTTCGATGGAAGTTCAGACAGTGTCTCGAGAGTCATGAAGTCTAATGTAGGCGTGGCATTGACCTTCAATTGTGAGGACAAGCCGGTGGGTCACCAGAATGTCTTCCAGACCCTGCAGAACTTCCCAGGACAGCAGCCTGTATATAatcagaggatggggagaggtaaGCGAGGCCGGGGAAAGGGCGTTAAACTGCGAGGACTTCGCCTGAACAAAAAACTGAGGAGACAGAGGGAGGTACCCAGGAGGAAGGCATTCCAGCCTGTTGTTTAG